A region of Pyxidicoccus parkwaysis DNA encodes the following proteins:
- a CDS encoding response regulator: MQSQRPRALIVDDNVFFARDLGAFLEAEGWDVQIANHALHALGSLKAGPAPHLLMLDLDLPDISGWGIYGELLLNPAFPKVPVIIVSRATWLPQDVPLSGILAMVEAPMNPSAWEHFRSVVRPILQARAEAVRAEAE; this comes from the coding sequence ATGCAGTCGCAGCGCCCACGCGCCCTCATTGTCGATGACAACGTCTTCTTCGCGCGCGACCTCGGCGCGTTCCTCGAAGCCGAGGGCTGGGACGTGCAGATTGCCAACCACGCGCTGCACGCGCTCGGCAGCCTGAAGGCCGGCCCCGCGCCGCACCTGCTGATGCTGGACCTGGACCTGCCGGACATCAGCGGCTGGGGCATCTACGGCGAGCTGCTGCTCAACCCGGCCTTTCCCAAGGTGCCCGTCATCATCGTGTCGCGCGCGACGTGGCTTCCACAGGACGTGCCCCTCTCGGGAATCCTCGCCATGGTCGAAGCGCCCATGAACCCGAGCGCATGGGAGCACTTCCGTAGCGTCGTGCGCCCGATTCTCCAGGCACGTGCGGAAGCCGTGCGCGCGGAGGCGGAGTAG
- a CDS encoding penicillin-binding protein 1A produces the protein MTPAPENPNPSATSTPPSAPPPASARPGFGARLWRWTKRLLVLGVVGLVLGLGAIVGGYFYYSRDLPSVESLRDYQPPQVTKVTCADGSLCAEFAHERRTLVRVEDLPPHVRNAFLAAEDADFYKHEGIDPFGIARAAIKNLIPGSRKSGASTITQQVVKNLLLTPERSFARKAREWILTPRVEEALTKDQILALYINQSYYGQRRYGLEEAALFYFGKHAKDLGVGEAAVLAGTVQLPHRINPVTNMTRAKSRQTYVLRQMAQHGFVPAAVAEAEVAKPIVLAPRQEKAVGLYYSEEIRRTLVERYGEKAVMEGGLRVDIAMVPKLQAAAEQSVREGLEAVDRRQGYRGPRGTLTDAQWERFRALVSARIEEAGRRQKDQGYVADLSPLAKVEKEEPKAPQAAVGSTAELEEDGAEEQLPELTPEEEAARSEEELLARNVRLKPLEEGLRLTGYVTEVDEKRNVAKVDLVGRTAEVPFSSATWARQKGKGAPKGIADVLAKGQLVYVRVLKAPPAPAFVEAALDQVPVVQGGLVVINPENRNVVALVGGYDAERSSFNRATQAKRQPGSSFKPFLYAAAMGSGRFTPLSKVNDAPETIRDPYTGKTWKPQNYDRQFEGPMTLRAALTKSKNTVSVRLIEALTPATAIDFARRAGIHSALPENLTLALGTGEVTMLEAVNAYATLQANGRYAEPLLLLRVRDRSGKVMEEHQPAFEETLPPAVAYLATSLMRSVVEEGTARAVTELNRPAAGKTGTTQESKDTWFSGYTADWVASAWVGFDDNSPLGGSETGGRAALPIWLKFMRVAHEGLPAREFEVPPGIVQVRIDPASGLLAGNSVPGRLEPFLEGTQPTAEAPPPGQVSTDQFFLDEGNRKGL, from the coding sequence ATGACTCCGGCTCCCGAGAACCCCAATCCGTCCGCAACCTCCACGCCCCCTTCCGCGCCGCCTCCGGCCTCCGCGCGGCCAGGCTTCGGGGCCAGGCTCTGGCGCTGGACGAAGCGGCTGCTCGTCCTCGGCGTGGTGGGGCTGGTGCTCGGCCTGGGCGCAATCGTCGGCGGGTACTTCTATTACAGCCGGGACCTGCCGTCGGTGGAGAGCCTGCGCGACTACCAGCCGCCGCAGGTGACGAAGGTGACGTGCGCCGACGGCAGCCTGTGCGCGGAGTTCGCGCACGAGCGCCGCACGCTGGTGCGCGTGGAGGACTTGCCGCCGCACGTGCGCAACGCCTTCCTCGCCGCCGAGGACGCGGACTTCTACAAGCACGAGGGCATCGACCCGTTCGGCATCGCCCGCGCGGCCATCAAGAACCTCATCCCCGGCAGCCGCAAGTCCGGCGCGTCCACGATTACGCAGCAGGTGGTGAAGAACCTCCTGCTCACGCCGGAGCGCAGCTTCGCGCGCAAGGCGCGCGAGTGGATTCTGACGCCGCGCGTGGAGGAGGCGCTGACGAAGGACCAGATTCTCGCGCTCTACATCAACCAGTCCTACTACGGGCAGCGCCGCTACGGCCTGGAGGAGGCCGCGCTCTTCTACTTCGGCAAGCACGCGAAGGATTTGGGCGTGGGCGAGGCGGCGGTGCTCGCGGGCACGGTGCAGTTGCCCCACCGCATCAATCCGGTGACGAACATGACGCGCGCCAAGTCGCGGCAGACGTACGTGCTGCGGCAGATGGCGCAGCACGGCTTCGTGCCGGCCGCGGTGGCGGAGGCGGAAGTGGCGAAGCCCATCGTCCTGGCGCCGCGCCAGGAGAAGGCCGTGGGCCTGTACTACTCGGAGGAGATTCGCCGCACGCTCGTGGAGCGCTACGGCGAGAAGGCCGTCATGGAGGGCGGCCTGCGCGTGGACATCGCCATGGTGCCGAAGCTCCAGGCCGCCGCCGAGCAGTCGGTGCGCGAGGGCCTGGAAGCGGTGGACCGGCGCCAGGGCTACCGCGGCCCGAGGGGCACGCTGACGGACGCGCAGTGGGAGCGCTTCCGCGCGCTCGTGTCCGCCCGCATCGAGGAGGCCGGGCGCCGGCAGAAGGACCAGGGCTACGTGGCGGACCTGTCGCCGCTGGCGAAGGTGGAGAAGGAGGAGCCCAAGGCGCCGCAGGCGGCCGTCGGCAGCACGGCGGAGCTGGAGGAGGACGGCGCCGAGGAGCAGCTCCCGGAGCTGACGCCCGAGGAGGAGGCCGCGCGCTCCGAGGAGGAGTTGCTGGCGCGCAACGTGCGCCTCAAGCCGCTGGAGGAGGGCCTGCGCCTCACCGGCTACGTCACCGAAGTGGACGAGAAGCGCAACGTGGCGAAGGTGGACCTGGTGGGCCGCACGGCCGAAGTGCCCTTCTCCAGCGCGACGTGGGCGCGGCAGAAGGGCAAGGGCGCGCCCAAGGGCATCGCCGACGTGCTCGCCAAGGGGCAGCTCGTCTACGTGCGCGTGTTGAAGGCGCCGCCCGCGCCGGCCTTCGTGGAGGCCGCGCTGGACCAGGTGCCCGTGGTGCAGGGCGGCCTCGTGGTCATCAACCCGGAGAACCGCAATGTGGTGGCGCTGGTGGGCGGCTACGACGCGGAGCGCTCGTCCTTCAACCGCGCCACGCAGGCGAAGCGGCAGCCGGGCTCGTCCTTCAAGCCGTTCCTCTACGCTGCGGCCATGGGCAGCGGGCGCTTCACGCCGCTGTCCAAGGTGAACGACGCGCCGGAGACGATTCGCGACCCGTACACGGGCAAGACGTGGAAGCCGCAGAACTACGACCGCCAGTTCGAGGGGCCGATGACGCTGCGCGCGGCGCTCACCAAGTCGAAGAACACGGTGTCGGTGCGGCTCATCGAGGCACTCACGCCGGCCACCGCCATCGACTTCGCGCGGCGCGCGGGCATCCACTCCGCGCTGCCGGAGAACCTCACGCTGGCGCTGGGCACCGGTGAGGTGACGATGCTGGAGGCCGTCAACGCGTACGCGACGCTCCAGGCCAACGGCCGCTACGCGGAGCCGCTGCTGCTGCTGCGCGTGCGCGACAGGAGCGGCAAGGTGATGGAGGAGCACCAGCCCGCCTTCGAGGAGACGCTGCCTCCGGCCGTGGCGTACCTGGCCACGTCGCTGATGCGCAGCGTGGTGGAGGAGGGCACGGCCCGGGCTGTGACGGAATTGAATCGCCCCGCCGCGGGCAAGACGGGCACCACGCAGGAGTCGAAGGACACGTGGTTCTCCGGCTACACGGCGGACTGGGTGGCCAGCGCGTGGGTGGGCTTCGACGACAACTCGCCGCTGGGCGGCAGCGAGACGGGTGGCCGCGCCGCGCTGCCCATCTGGCTCAAGTTCATGCGCGTGGCCCACGAGGGCCTGCCCGCGCGCGAGTTCGAGGTGCCGCCCGGAATCGTGCAGGTGCGCATCGACCCCGCCAGCGGGCTGCTCGCGGGCAACTCCGTCCCGGGCCGTCTGGAGCCGTTCCTGGAGGGCACGCAGCCCACCGCCGAGGCGCCCCCGCCCGGTCAGGTGTCCACCGACCAGTTCTTCCTCGACGAAGGCAACAGGAAGGGTTTGTGA
- a CDS encoding ATP-binding protein, with amino-acid sequence MRLRTRLAIAFTLLAVVPLAVVVPPTLSRLRVTLSRELDARMEAAITSAQESLERSSATASRAVEELVDSPAMEDLAREARESPTRAIKAGTAEGLMKSRGLTVLALFDNNGTVLSSGHLPARRGDPDPALFAVTRQKSPKPVPVRVEVRTPSGLRPLPALVTARPVDYGDLRLWAVGGVLLDEGLAQHLARLTQAQVSLMSGDTELASAGEAEPPTLERTLPLGEAASVRFVFSRAAANEAEQGVMRAFLLLAGLGGAFAVLLGLLVARWMTRPVEALTEGARRVAEGALDAQVAVEASGEVGELVRTFNRMTGELKATTERLVASERIAAWQEVARRLAHEIKNPLTPIRMSLETLLAAQEARHPRFPEMFKESAGVVLEEVDRLRRIVDEFSRFARMPKPQLASVDMGELVQSVLSLYAAPPEGIQILPALQTGVVAKVDRDQLTQVLVNLVKNAEEAMKEKGGALRVRVKGTEADAIIEVEDSGPGIPPEHRARIFEPYFTTKEGGTGLGLAIAARILQEHGGKLDVGGEPGQGARFIVVLPRAEGLGPTRLRAE; translated from the coding sequence ATGCGCCTGAGGACGCGGCTGGCCATCGCCTTCACGCTGCTGGCGGTGGTGCCGCTCGCCGTCGTGGTGCCCCCCACCCTCTCCCGCCTGCGCGTCACCCTGTCGCGCGAGCTGGACGCGCGCATGGAGGCCGCCATCACCTCCGCGCAGGAGTCGCTGGAGCGCTCGAGCGCCACGGCGAGCCGCGCCGTGGAGGAGCTGGTGGACAGCCCCGCCATGGAGGACCTGGCCCGCGAGGCGCGCGAGAGCCCCACGCGCGCCATCAAGGCCGGAACCGCCGAGGGCCTCATGAAGAGCCGGGGCCTCACGGTGCTCGCCCTCTTCGACAACAACGGCACGGTGCTCTCCTCCGGCCACCTGCCCGCGCGGCGCGGAGACCCCGACCCGGCCCTCTTCGCCGTCACCCGCCAGAAGTCACCCAAGCCCGTGCCCGTCCGCGTGGAGGTGCGCACGCCGTCCGGCCTGCGCCCGCTGCCCGCGCTCGTCACCGCGAGGCCCGTGGACTACGGCGACCTGCGCCTGTGGGCCGTGGGCGGCGTGCTGCTGGATGAGGGACTGGCGCAGCACCTCGCGCGGCTCACCCAGGCCCAGGTGTCGCTGATGTCCGGCGACACGGAGCTCGCCAGCGCTGGCGAAGCCGAGCCCCCCACGCTGGAGCGCACGCTGCCCCTGGGCGAGGCCGCTTCGGTGCGCTTCGTCTTCAGCCGCGCGGCGGCGAACGAGGCCGAGCAGGGCGTCATGCGCGCCTTCCTCCTGCTGGCCGGACTGGGCGGCGCCTTCGCGGTGCTGCTGGGCCTGCTGGTGGCGCGCTGGATGACGCGGCCGGTGGAGGCCCTCACCGAGGGCGCGCGCCGCGTGGCCGAGGGAGCCCTCGACGCCCAGGTCGCCGTCGAGGCCAGCGGCGAGGTGGGCGAATTGGTACGCACGTTCAACCGCATGACGGGCGAGCTCAAGGCCACCACCGAACGGCTCGTGGCCAGCGAGCGCATCGCCGCGTGGCAGGAGGTGGCGCGCCGGCTGGCCCACGAAATCAAGAACCCGCTGACGCCCATCCGCATGTCGCTGGAGACGCTGCTCGCGGCCCAGGAGGCCCGGCACCCGCGCTTCCCGGAGATGTTCAAGGAGAGCGCGGGTGTGGTGTTGGAAGAGGTGGACCGGCTGCGGCGCATCGTCGACGAGTTCAGCCGCTTCGCTCGCATGCCCAAGCCCCAGCTGGCCTCCGTGGACATGGGGGAGCTCGTGCAGAGCGTGCTGTCGCTCTACGCCGCGCCACCCGAGGGCATCCAGATTCTCCCCGCGCTCCAGACGGGCGTGGTGGCGAAGGTGGACAGGGACCAGCTCACCCAGGTGCTGGTCAACCTCGTGAAGAACGCCGAGGAGGCGATGAAGGAGAAGGGCGGCGCGCTGCGCGTGCGCGTGAAGGGCACGGAGGCGGACGCCATCATCGAGGTGGAGGACAGCGGCCCCGGCATTCCGCCCGAGCACCGCGCCCGCATCTTCGAGCCCTACTTCACCACCAAGGAAGGCGGCACCGGCCTGGGGCTCGCCATCGCCGCGCGCATCCTCCAGGAGCACGGCGGCAAGCTCGACGTCGGCGGTGAGCCCGGCCAGGGCGCGCGCTTCATCGTCGTGCTGCCGCGCGCGGAAGGCCTCGGCCCCACCCGGCTGCGCGCGGAGTGA
- a CDS encoding peptide ABC transporter substrate-binding protein produces MTLRSALACLLLLSSAPALAAGRPRYGGELRVAHDGPPEVAEPALADTPLEATLLGLLSRPVCQAMPDGTVQPSLARELSRPTPQSVRLTLPSAATASALARAWMRLASTEAASPYRALLYPVRGEARQVSTQGATVELMLSFPWPDLERALCHPALAAPVGPAQGPFSAAGRGTLEAQLAWPQGRPYLDRLLLTGTDERGLARLWSSRQVQLELGVSTETDTTAGAPYYATFLAFSPRKLPADFRQAVESAIDREDLTRLFVHAPAQPMPHLLPPALMPQGPRPRPAPPAASTPRTVTLLYDASLEDQRAVAERIQVKLHDRGYTVALEPTPRASLRTRWAKGDFELMLHALLLPPVAGPALAVVLDAGGRRDLLGVELPAIGALADAAARDTRARERALALAPSVPLVPLYAQGLGVRLAPDVGGLRFDAQGLPLVDGLHFAPSEGTATGGRP; encoded by the coding sequence ATGACGCTCCGCTCCGCTCTCGCGTGTCTGCTGCTCCTCTCTTCCGCGCCCGCGCTGGCGGCCGGACGCCCGCGCTACGGCGGTGAGCTGCGCGTGGCGCATGACGGTCCTCCCGAGGTGGCCGAGCCCGCGCTCGCCGACACGCCGCTGGAGGCCACGCTGCTGGGGCTCTTGTCCCGCCCGGTGTGCCAGGCAATGCCGGATGGCACGGTGCAGCCCTCGCTCGCGCGCGAGCTGTCACGTCCCACGCCGCAGTCGGTGCGCCTGACGCTGCCCAGTGCGGCCACGGCGAGCGCGCTGGCCCGGGCGTGGATGCGGCTGGCCAGCACGGAGGCCGCCTCACCGTACCGCGCCCTGCTCTACCCGGTGCGCGGCGAGGCCCGGCAGGTGAGCACCCAGGGCGCCACGGTGGAACTGATGCTCTCCTTCCCCTGGCCGGACCTGGAGCGCGCGCTGTGCCACCCGGCGCTGGCCGCGCCCGTGGGGCCCGCGCAGGGGCCCTTCAGCGCGGCGGGCCGGGGTACCCTGGAGGCGCAGCTCGCGTGGCCACAGGGAAGGCCGTACCTGGACCGGCTGCTGCTCACCGGCACGGATGAGCGGGGCCTGGCGCGCCTGTGGTCGTCGCGGCAGGTGCAGCTGGAGCTGGGCGTGTCCACGGAGACGGACACCACGGCGGGGGCGCCCTACTACGCCACCTTCCTGGCCTTCTCTCCGCGCAAGCTGCCCGCGGACTTCCGGCAGGCGGTGGAGAGCGCCATCGACCGCGAGGACCTCACGCGCCTGTTCGTCCACGCGCCGGCGCAGCCCATGCCGCACCTGCTGCCCCCGGCGCTGATGCCGCAGGGGCCTCGTCCCCGCCCCGCGCCTCCCGCCGCGAGCACGCCGCGCACGGTGACGCTGCTGTACGACGCCTCGCTGGAGGACCAGCGCGCGGTGGCCGAGCGCATCCAGGTGAAGCTGCACGACCGCGGCTACACCGTGGCGCTGGAGCCGACGCCGCGCGCGTCGCTGCGCACGCGCTGGGCGAAGGGCGACTTCGAGCTGATGCTGCACGCGCTGCTGCTGCCGCCCGTGGCGGGCCCCGCGCTCGCGGTGGTGCTGGACGCGGGCGGGCGCAGGGACTTGCTCGGCGTGGAGTTGCCGGCCATCGGCGCGCTGGCGGACGCGGCGGCGCGGGACACCCGGGCGCGCGAGCGGGCCCTGGCGCTGGCGCCGTCCGTGCCGCTGGTGCCGCTGTACGCGCAGGGCCTGGGCGTGCGCCTCGCTCCGGACGTGGGCGGGCTGCGCTTCGACGCGCAGGGCCTGCCGCTGGTGGACGGGCTGCACTTCGCGCCCTCGGAGGGCACGGCCACGGGAGGTCGTCCGTGA
- a CDS encoding FG-GAP repeat domain-containing protein yields MSRSRALLLAPLLAALAAGVVPRAGAAASTPEEASAVDRLAKSLADAVRALPPEPPVALHLAGSTAELRRAVGSELAARLAALSLAPVVVDAPTAEAAEAAARAQGARTLVRLTLDVEAGELRARGDALGTWVNFWSGRTATRPPKPSGAVAESVEADAATLALASVGGPSAPATNGTATRGVRLLGAVLAKLEHPLAALASGDLDGDGRDEIAALTEYDVSVFAADGRLLARRELDALPPSNATTREPFGALAVLPGPPRLAAWSTRHAHGEVLTLDAARGMLKPVGTPDAAPLGAAERGTFVPGQTSFTPEVRLADGRTLTVPAPFTTASLSASRLLFVHPDGSASLYARAGAAPSRLTGLGAGSALGDVDGDGPPELLTTSPQLQPSPDVLRVYASNGDDPTAHEPLWQGALPPGRALYVVTADLDGDKRREVVVGLSKPDGTGELFLLRHGAP; encoded by the coding sequence GTGAGCCGAAGCCGAGCGTTGCTCCTCGCCCCGCTGCTGGCCGCGCTCGCGGCTGGTGTCGTTCCTCGAGCCGGCGCCGCTGCTTCCACGCCGGAGGAGGCCTCCGCCGTCGACCGCCTCGCGAAGTCGCTGGCGGACGCGGTGCGCGCGCTGCCTCCGGAGCCGCCGGTGGCCCTGCACCTCGCCGGAAGCACCGCCGAGTTGCGGCGCGCGGTGGGCAGCGAGCTGGCCGCGCGGCTGGCCGCGCTGTCGCTGGCGCCGGTGGTGGTGGACGCGCCCACGGCCGAGGCGGCGGAAGCGGCCGCGCGGGCCCAGGGCGCGCGCACGCTGGTGCGCCTCACGCTGGACGTGGAGGCCGGTGAGTTGCGCGCGCGCGGCGACGCGCTGGGCACGTGGGTGAACTTCTGGTCCGGCCGCACGGCCACGCGCCCGCCGAAGCCCTCGGGCGCGGTGGCGGAGTCGGTGGAGGCGGACGCGGCCACGCTGGCGCTGGCCTCGGTGGGCGGCCCGTCCGCGCCCGCGACGAATGGCACCGCGACGCGGGGCGTGCGCCTCCTGGGCGCGGTGCTGGCGAAGCTGGAGCATCCGCTCGCGGCGCTGGCCTCGGGCGATTTGGACGGCGACGGCCGGGACGAGATTGCCGCCCTCACCGAGTACGACGTGTCCGTCTTCGCGGCGGACGGGCGGCTGCTGGCGCGGCGCGAATTGGACGCGCTGCCTCCGAGCAACGCCACCACGCGAGAGCCCTTCGGTGCGCTCGCGGTGCTGCCGGGGCCGCCGAGGCTGGCGGCCTGGAGCACGCGTCACGCGCACGGCGAGGTGCTCACGCTGGACGCGGCGCGCGGCATGCTGAAGCCCGTGGGCACGCCGGATGCGGCGCCGCTCGGGGCCGCCGAGCGCGGCACCTTCGTCCCCGGACAGACTTCCTTCACGCCGGAGGTGCGGCTGGCGGACGGGCGCACGCTGACGGTGCCCGCGCCCTTCACCACCGCGAGCCTGTCCGCGTCGCGGCTGCTCTTCGTCCACCCGGACGGCTCCGCGTCCCTCTACGCACGAGCGGGTGCGGCGCCCTCGCGGCTCACGGGCCTGGGCGCCGGCAGCGCGCTGGGCGACGTGGACGGTGACGGGCCGCCGGAGTTGCTCACCACCTCGCCGCAGCTCCAGCCCTCGCCGGACGTGCTGCGGGTGTACGCCTCCAACGGCGACGACCCCACCGCGCACGAGCCGCTGTGGCAGGGCGCACTGCCCCCGGGCCGCGCACTGTACGTGGTGACAGCCGACCTGGACGGCGACAAGCGCCGCGAGGTGGTGGTGGGCCTGTCGAAGCCGGATGGTACCGGCGAGCTCTTCCTCCTGCGCCACGGTGCGCCATGA
- a CDS encoding tetratricopeptide repeat protein, which translates to MSPTRTRKAAAPSRFRLPAALKNALLPACLAALGVAAWDDVPLPATWRPWLAVVQQARTHEGPGPAPSPAPSAAAPTEPTRVEPVAAREPAQDALLALPHAHGRPVDHLARARTLRELGDLSGALTECRRALHDDPADTDALAQAARLARLMGQTEVAVRAYEQLGRLLPDDSGALVQQARLLVTLGRYAEAVQVGEEAVLRSPEDAEVYQVLGRAHLGAGQLPSAILRFQQAVHLEPEHGYALNNLGFAYLRAGENGRAADVLAQAAALLPHVAYVHNNLGVAYERLGRMEEARAAYANATRLSPRYVQARVNADRVNRLARVDAALPGGLEAPALRPGEVPAPSVP; encoded by the coding sequence ATGAGCCCCACGCGTACCCGCAAGGCCGCAGCCCCCTCCCGCTTCCGCCTGCCCGCCGCATTGAAGAATGCGCTGCTGCCCGCCTGCCTCGCCGCGCTCGGAGTCGCCGCGTGGGATGACGTGCCCCTGCCGGCGACGTGGCGCCCGTGGCTCGCCGTTGTCCAGCAGGCCCGTACCCACGAGGGCCCCGGCCCCGCGCCTTCCCCGGCGCCGTCCGCCGCCGCGCCCACGGAACCCACGCGCGTCGAGCCCGTGGCGGCCCGTGAGCCGGCGCAGGACGCGCTGCTCGCGCTGCCCCACGCGCACGGGCGGCCGGTGGACCACCTCGCGCGGGCGCGCACGCTGCGAGAGTTGGGAGACCTCTCCGGCGCCCTCACGGAGTGCCGCCGCGCCCTGCATGACGACCCGGCCGACACGGACGCGCTGGCGCAGGCCGCGCGGCTCGCCCGCCTCATGGGGCAGACGGAGGTGGCGGTGCGGGCGTACGAGCAGCTCGGCCGGCTGCTGCCCGACGACTCCGGCGCGCTGGTGCAACAGGCGCGACTGCTGGTGACGCTGGGCCGCTACGCGGAGGCCGTGCAGGTGGGCGAGGAGGCCGTGCTGCGCAGCCCCGAGGACGCGGAGGTGTACCAGGTGCTCGGCCGGGCCCACCTGGGCGCGGGGCAGCTCCCGTCCGCCATCCTCCGCTTCCAGCAGGCCGTCCACCTGGAGCCGGAGCACGGCTACGCGCTGAACAACCTGGGCTTCGCCTACCTGCGCGCGGGGGAGAATGGCAGGGCGGCGGACGTGCTCGCCCAGGCCGCCGCCCTGTTGCCCCACGTGGCCTACGTCCACAACAACCTCGGGGTCGCGTACGAGCGGCTGGGCCGCATGGAGGAGGCGCGCGCCGCGTACGCCAACGCCACCCGGCTGTCGCCGCGCTACGTGCAGGCGCGCGTCAACGCGGACCGCGTCAACCGGCTGGCCCGCGTGGACGCCGCGCTCCCCGGGGGCCTGGAGGCCCCGGCGCTCCGGCCCGGGGAGGTGCCCGCGCCGTCTGTTCCGTAG
- a CDS encoding MXAN_5187 family protein: protein MAMVRLKFLVFAFLVIGLGVAHLPMLSGPMRERAVAGATSQAAGGAAEVARRVDARRAEVQSLALKLAATPEVVSAVAELQPPARAPAPRNSRDRGGDDDSPSGPQPLTAERFAAVRTAAQAVLPKELKDAVVALVAQDAQFHAVGAGEPSSDTTKLDVAAVAKNATTVVEAFGAPHVFASVPLMWNGDSRSRPLATLVVGAPLVDEGTLQAAADASGVAALALVNGDKVVGAAGAEKALAEGSLAQVTAGASGVVLRSGQLQDFGPVKLPAFTNGDFMGGQAPLMVGTRRSLEGTPWEVLVVADTRAVLGALAGYQQSALMGLAGLLALSLVWTVLMGSGRSGDEVQGNSDTLSLSAAMAAAAPMQSQPQAAAPQPQAADAFAMPPPAPTPAPMADPFAMPAPPPSADPFAMSPPNQAPLGDPFAMPAPAPAADPFAMSPPSQAPLGDPFALPPPVPTPAPRADPFASADPFGSADAFPFPAPPPAPAPVPFAAASMPFEPDPSTLSPGGEPLATASPRRGAFAFEDQPTAAYSLQQAADPFALAAAQSPENTETTRVSAIPRELLQASARPQTSEAIPMPPPRSQVSPPPAAVPLPGLGNSAVALSEEQHFQEVFREFLTTRERCGEPADGLTYDKFVQKLRKNKEQLVQKYACKTVRFQVYVKEGKAALKATPVKD from the coding sequence TTCCTGGTCATCGGACTGGGCGTGGCACACCTGCCGATGCTTTCGGGACCGATGCGCGAGCGCGCCGTGGCCGGTGCCACGTCCCAGGCCGCCGGTGGCGCCGCGGAGGTGGCGCGTCGCGTGGACGCCCGCCGCGCCGAAGTGCAGTCGCTGGCCCTGAAGCTGGCCGCCACGCCGGAGGTCGTCTCCGCGGTGGCCGAGCTGCAGCCTCCCGCCCGCGCCCCCGCGCCGCGCAACTCGAGGGACCGCGGTGGCGATGACGACAGCCCGTCCGGCCCGCAGCCGCTGACCGCCGAGCGCTTCGCCGCGGTGCGCACCGCCGCGCAGGCCGTGCTGCCCAAGGAGTTGAAGGACGCGGTGGTGGCGCTGGTGGCGCAGGACGCGCAGTTCCACGCCGTCGGCGCGGGCGAGCCGTCTTCGGACACCACGAAGCTGGACGTGGCGGCGGTGGCGAAGAACGCCACGACGGTGGTGGAGGCCTTCGGGGCTCCGCACGTGTTCGCTTCCGTGCCGCTCATGTGGAATGGAGACTCGCGCAGCCGGCCGCTGGCCACGCTGGTGGTGGGCGCGCCGCTGGTGGACGAGGGCACGCTGCAGGCCGCGGCGGATGCGTCCGGTGTCGCGGCGCTCGCGCTGGTGAATGGCGACAAGGTGGTGGGCGCTGCTGGCGCGGAGAAGGCGCTGGCGGAGGGCTCGCTGGCGCAGGTGACGGCCGGTGCGAGCGGCGTGGTGCTGCGCAGCGGTCAGCTCCAGGACTTCGGCCCGGTGAAGCTGCCGGCCTTCACGAATGGCGACTTCATGGGCGGCCAGGCGCCGCTGATGGTGGGCACGCGCCGCTCGCTCGAGGGCACGCCGTGGGAGGTGCTCGTCGTGGCCGACACGCGCGCGGTGCTGGGCGCGCTGGCGGGCTACCAGCAGAGCGCGCTGATGGGCCTCGCGGGGCTGCTGGCGCTGTCGCTGGTGTGGACGGTGCTGATGGGCTCGGGCCGCTCCGGTGACGAGGTGCAGGGCAACTCCGACACGCTGAGCCTGTCGGCCGCCATGGCCGCCGCCGCGCCCATGCAGTCGCAGCCCCAGGCCGCCGCTCCTCAGCCGCAGGCCGCGGATGCGTTCGCGATGCCTCCTCCGGCGCCGACTCCCGCGCCCATGGCCGACCCGTTCGCGATGCCGGCTCCGCCGCCCTCGGCGGACCCGTTCGCCATGTCTCCGCCGAACCAGGCGCCCCTGGGCGACCCGTTCGCGATGCCGGCTCCGGCGCCCGCGGCGGACCCGTTCGCCATGTCTCCGCCGAGCCAGGCGCCCCTGGGCGACCCGTTCGCGCTGCCGCCTCCGGTCCCGACGCCCGCGCCCAGGGCGGACCCGTTTGCCTCGGCGGACCCGTTCGGCTCGGCCGACGCGTTCCCGTTCCCCGCGCCGCCTCCGGCGCCCGCGCCCGTGCCGTTCGCCGCGGCGTCCATGCCCTTCGAGCCGGACCCGTCCACGCTGTCCCCGGGAGGCGAGCCCCTGGCCACCGCGTCGCCGCGCCGTGGCGCGTTCGCCTTCGAGGACCAGCCCACCGCGGCGTACTCGCTGCAGCAGGCGGCGGACCCGTTCGCGCTGGCGGCCGCGCAGTCGCCGGAGAACACGGAGACGACGCGCGTGTCGGCGATTCCGCGCGAGCTGCTCCAGGCCAGCGCCCGCCCGCAGACGTCCGAGGCCATTCCCATGCCTCCGCCGCGCTCGCAGGTGTCTCCGCCTCCGGCCGCGGTGCCGCTGCCCGGCCTGGGCAACTCCGCCGTGGCGCTCTCCGAGGAGCAGCACTTCCAGGAGGTGTTCCGCGAGTTCCTCACCACCCGCGAGAGGTGCGGTGAGCCGGCGGACGGCCTGACGTACGACAAGTTCGTGCAGAAGCTGCGCAAGAACAAGGAGCAGCTCGTCCAGAAGTACGCGTGCAAGACGGTGCGCTTCCAGGTCTACGTGAAGGAGGGCAAGGCCGCCCTCAAGGCCACGCCCGTCAAGGACTGA